One region of Demequina sp. TMPB413 genomic DNA includes:
- the tpiA gene encoding triose-phosphate isomerase has protein sequence MARTPLIAGNWKLNLDHLEATHTVQKLAWLLRDAKHDFSAVEVAVLASFTSLRSVQTLVDADKLDLKYGAQDISAHASGAYTGEVAGSQLAKLGCDYVAVGHSERRQYHAETDEVVAAKTKAAFDNGIVPIVCVGEGLDIRKAGDQVAYTLAQVDGALKDLPADKAKDVVIAYEPVWAIGTGEVATPADAQEVCGAIRGRLAELYDAELAAGVRVLYGGSVKSGSIAQLMAEVDVDGALVGGASLDPEEFAKIARFQEHVTA, from the coding sequence ATGGCACGGACACCACTGATTGCAGGCAACTGGAAGCTCAACCTCGATCACCTCGAGGCGACGCACACCGTGCAGAAGCTTGCGTGGCTGCTGCGCGACGCGAAGCACGACTTCTCGGCAGTGGAGGTGGCGGTACTCGCCTCGTTCACGTCGCTGCGGTCGGTGCAGACGCTCGTCGACGCTGACAAGTTGGACCTCAAGTACGGCGCACAAGACATTTCCGCGCACGCGTCAGGCGCTTACACGGGAGAGGTCGCTGGTAGCCAACTCGCGAAGCTCGGCTGCGACTACGTTGCCGTCGGCCACTCCGAGCGCCGTCAGTACCATGCCGAGACGGACGAGGTGGTGGCCGCCAAGACCAAGGCGGCCTTCGACAATGGCATCGTTCCGATCGTCTGTGTGGGTGAGGGTCTGGACATTCGCAAGGCCGGCGACCAGGTGGCATACACCTTGGCGCAGGTCGATGGCGCTCTCAAAGACCTGCCAGCAGACAAGGCGAAGGATGTCGTCATTGCCTACGAGCCCGTGTGGGCCATCGGCACTGGCGAGGTCGCCACTCCCGCAGATGCTCAGGAAGTGTGCGGAGCGATCCGTGGTCGCCTCGCGGAGTTGTATGACGCTGAACTCGCCGCCGGCGTACGCGTCCTGTACGGCGGCTCGGTGAAGTCAGGGTCGATCGCGCAGCTGATGGCTGAGGTCGACGTGGACGGCGCCCTGGTGGGAGGCGCAAGCCTTGATCCTGAGGAGTTCGCCAAGATTGCGCGCTTCCAGGAGCACGTCACGGCCTAA
- the rapZ gene encoding RNase adapter RapZ, with protein sequence MTEEADPVTYPSGIPKPAFDAPAVAPEVMILTGMSGAGRTRAAAALGDLGWYVVDNLPPQLLGGLVAMVGREPQDRLAVVVDVRGGDFFQDVEEVLDDLAVRGIEVRLLFLDASDNALVRRFEEARRPHPLQSDGTLLEGIGRERALVQALKDRADVVVDTSDLNVHQLRDAITAEVGHTDQPLSVNVVSFGFRNGLPSDADFVADVRFLPNPHWVPALRPLTGLDSAVRDHVLSSDGAQQFLDHYTEMLESVLALYRAHDKHSVTIAIGCTGGKHRSVAMAEEIGRRLREHRDQVRVTHRDRPTE encoded by the coding sequence ATGACGGAAGAGGCTGACCCGGTTACCTACCCCTCGGGGATCCCCAAGCCCGCCTTCGACGCGCCTGCGGTCGCCCCAGAGGTGATGATCCTCACCGGCATGTCGGGCGCAGGGCGAACGCGGGCCGCCGCCGCCCTGGGGGATCTCGGCTGGTACGTCGTCGACAACCTGCCGCCGCAGTTGCTCGGCGGCTTGGTGGCCATGGTGGGAAGAGAGCCTCAAGACAGGCTCGCCGTCGTGGTGGACGTGCGCGGAGGCGACTTTTTCCAGGATGTCGAGGAGGTGCTCGATGATCTCGCCGTGCGCGGCATCGAGGTAAGGCTGTTGTTCCTTGACGCGTCGGACAACGCCTTGGTGCGTCGTTTCGAGGAGGCGCGGCGGCCTCATCCGCTGCAGAGCGACGGCACATTGCTCGAGGGGATTGGCAGGGAACGAGCACTGGTTCAGGCTCTGAAGGATCGGGCCGACGTGGTGGTCGACACCAGCGACCTCAACGTGCACCAGTTGCGGGATGCCATCACTGCAGAGGTGGGCCACACCGACCAGCCACTGTCGGTCAACGTCGTGTCTTTTGGTTTTCGCAATGGGTTGCCCTCCGACGCCGACTTCGTCGCAGACGTGAGATTCCTTCCGAATCCCCACTGGGTGCCGGCGTTGCGCCCGCTCACTGGCCTGGACAGCGCTGTGCGGGACCACGTGTTGTCTTCTGACGGGGCGCAACAGTTCCTCGATCACTACACCGAGATGCTGGAATCCGTCCTTGCCCTCTACCGGGCGCATGACAAGCACTCGGTGACGATCGCGATCGGCTGCACCGGAGGTAAGCACCGGTCAGTGGCGATGGCGGAAGAGATCGGCAGGAGGTTGCGCGAACATCGCGACCAAGTGCGGGTCACCCACAGGGATCGGCCAACGGAGTGA
- the whiA gene encoding DNA-binding protein WhiA: MALTAQVKDELARVAVERVSSRKAEIATTLRFAGGLHIVSGRIVIEAELDTAASARRLRTSIHEVYNLGSEIIVVSGGALKRGNRYVVRVVKEGESLARQTGLLDHRGRPVRGLPPQVVGGSIEDTVAAWRGAFLAHGSLTEPGRSASLEVTSPGPEAALALVGAARRLGITAKSREVRGVDRVVIRDGDAISGLLARLGAHDSVLEWENKRTRREVRGTANRLANFDDANLRRSAQAAVAASARVERAFEILADEVPEHLREAGTLRMAHRDASLEELGRLATPPLTKDAVAGRIRRLLATADKKAKDLGIPDTEAGINQELLRYE; the protein is encoded by the coding sequence ATGGCGCTGACGGCACAGGTGAAGGATGAACTGGCGCGTGTCGCCGTGGAGAGAGTCTCGTCTCGCAAGGCGGAGATTGCGACGACGCTGAGATTTGCCGGCGGGCTCCACATTGTGTCGGGGCGGATCGTGATCGAGGCGGAGCTCGACACCGCTGCGTCGGCACGCAGACTCCGCACGTCTATCCACGAGGTATACAACCTCGGCTCAGAGATCATTGTGGTGTCAGGTGGCGCGCTGAAGCGAGGCAACCGGTACGTAGTGCGTGTGGTGAAGGAGGGGGAGTCACTGGCGCGTCAGACGGGTTTGCTCGACCACAGGGGTCGGCCAGTGCGCGGGCTGCCTCCGCAAGTCGTCGGAGGGTCCATCGAAGATACGGTCGCCGCGTGGAGGGGCGCCTTCCTTGCCCACGGTTCGCTCACGGAACCCGGCCGGTCCGCAAGCCTGGAGGTCACCTCGCCTGGCCCTGAGGCCGCGCTGGCTTTGGTCGGGGCCGCTCGCAGGCTCGGCATCACGGCAAAGTCGCGCGAAGTGCGCGGCGTTGACAGGGTTGTCATTCGAGATGGCGATGCCATTTCTGGACTGCTCGCGAGACTTGGTGCGCATGACTCGGTGCTGGAGTGGGAGAACAAGCGCACGAGGCGAGAGGTCAGAGGCACCGCGAATAGGCTCGCGAACTTTGATGACGCGAACCTGCGCCGCTCCGCCCAGGCTGCTGTAGCTGCTTCGGCGAGAGTCGAGCGGGCCTTCGAAATCCTCGCCGACGAGGTTCCCGAGCATTTGCGTGAGGCAGGCACTTTGCGCATGGCTCACCGTGACGCCTCGCTCGAGGAACTGGGCCGGTTGGCCACCCCGCCTCTCACAAAGGACGCCGTAGCAGGCAGGATTCGCCGATTGCTCGCTACCGCTGACAAGAAGGCGAAGGACCTGGGAATTCCCGATACAGAGGCGGGAATCAACCAAGAATTGCTGCGATACGAATGA
- the pgl gene encoding 6-phosphogluconolactonase, whose translation MRNVVVFPDQQAVADATAARLGVTLTDTIAMRGVAHVVLTGGSVGIGLLASLAASPLARIIDWTSVHVWWGDERFVAAGDAERNEGQAQEALLGAMPLPEDNIHRMPASGEFLSAEAAAEAYADEISANGTPVWDVVMLGMGPDGHVASLFPGHPVFLSGAQAEVLPVHDSPKPPDTRVSLGLDSIRRAREVWIVAAGEAKADAVGRALAGDRDVPAAVVSGTERTLWLIDAAASTRI comes from the coding sequence ATGCGAAACGTCGTCGTCTTTCCAGACCAGCAGGCCGTCGCCGACGCGACAGCCGCCCGCCTCGGTGTCACCCTGACCGACACGATTGCCATGAGAGGCGTCGCTCACGTCGTGCTGACGGGCGGCAGCGTCGGCATCGGCCTGCTCGCATCTCTTGCCGCGTCCCCGCTTGCCCGCATCATCGACTGGACGAGCGTTCACGTGTGGTGGGGCGATGAGCGATTCGTCGCCGCAGGTGATGCCGAACGTAACGAGGGCCAGGCTCAAGAGGCGCTCCTAGGAGCCATGCCCCTTCCAGAGGACAACATTCACCGGATGCCCGCCTCCGGCGAGTTCCTCAGCGCTGAGGCGGCCGCAGAGGCCTACGCCGACGAGATCTCCGCCAACGGCACCCCTGTATGGGACGTTGTCATGCTCGGCATGGGTCCGGATGGTCACGTGGCCTCACTCTTCCCTGGGCACCCCGTCTTCCTCTCAGGGGCACAAGCGGAGGTGCTGCCGGTTCACGACTCCCCCAAGCCGCCTGACACGCGGGTCAGCCTCGGGCTTGACTCCATCAGGAGGGCCCGCGAGGTCTGGATCGTCGCAGCCGGCGAAGCGAAGGCCGACGCCGTCGGTCGCGCGCTCGCTGGAGATCGCGACGTGCCAGCCGCTGTCGTGTCGGGAACCGAACGCACGCTGTGGCTCATCGACGCTGCGGCGTCAACGCGCATCTAG
- a CDS encoding SelT/SelW/SelH family protein, producing the protein MLIEIEYCVPCGYLSRATEAQTRLLEEFGNAIDGVTLKTGRKGVFTFRADGETIYSKPEEFDLDHIVGVVKAMLPASETLQAEGRELLMGKKH; encoded by the coding sequence ATGTTGATTGAGATCGAGTATTGCGTGCCCTGCGGCTACCTGAGCCGCGCGACGGAGGCTCAGACGCGTCTGCTAGAGGAGTTCGGTAACGCCATCGACGGAGTCACCCTCAAGACAGGGCGCAAGGGCGTGTTCACGTTCCGCGCGGATGGCGAGACGATTTACTCGAAGCCGGAGGAGTTCGACCTCGACCACATCGTTGGCGTGGTCAAGGCGATGCTTCCAGCCAGCGAGACGCTCCAGGCCGAAGGCCGCGAACTTCTGATGGGCAAGAAGCACTGA
- a CDS encoding RNA polymerase-binding protein RbpA, whose translation MAGGNAIRGSRVGAGPLGEAERGESAPREVFSYYCANGHVTRPSFATGDDREIPAEWDCPRCGLPGGLDPDNPPEPLRNEPYKTHLAYVKERRTDAEGEALLQEALDSLRARRAFVAAE comes from the coding sequence ATGGCAGGTGGTAACGCAATTCGAGGCTCGCGTGTTGGCGCTGGCCCATTGGGAGAAGCAGAGCGCGGCGAGTCAGCACCACGGGAGGTGTTCTCCTACTACTGCGCAAACGGGCACGTGACGCGGCCAAGTTTCGCCACTGGTGATGACCGCGAGATTCCAGCGGAGTGGGATTGCCCTCGCTGCGGCTTGCCGGGTGGACTTGACCCCGACAACCCCCCTGAGCCGTTGCGCAACGAGCCGTACAAGACCCACCTTGCCTACGTCAAGGAACGCCGCACTGACGCCGAGGGGGAGGCGCTCTTGCAAGAGGCGCTCGACTCGCTGCGCGCCCGGCGCGCCTTCGTCGCAGCGGAGTAG
- the yvcK gene encoding uridine diphosphate-N-acetylglucosamine-binding protein YvcK, producing the protein MRPASVVALGGGHGLHASLSALRHVTDDLTAIVTVADDGGSSGRLREELGIVPPGDLRMALSALCEEGEWGRVWRDVLQTRFSTPGPLDGHALGNLLIAGLWERTGNVVEGLEWVARLLRAEGRVLPLAEEPLQISALVDGGSVSSVAYGQVAVATAGGRISALNIEPSHPRVPQVTLDAIAGASGVVLGPGSWYTSVLVHFLVEPVAQALVEAGSKTVLTLNIAHEDLETEGCDRVDDVRALRRLEPAFRPAVVLADVSHGRDRALIAEIEQWGSRLVVHDMKRTDALDRHDVARLAEAYSQALGGLPD; encoded by the coding sequence GTGAGACCTGCATCTGTCGTGGCGCTGGGAGGAGGCCACGGGCTGCACGCGAGTCTGAGCGCGCTGCGACATGTGACCGACGACCTCACTGCCATCGTCACCGTTGCCGACGATGGCGGATCTTCCGGCCGGCTGCGCGAAGAGCTCGGCATTGTTCCTCCAGGGGACTTGCGCATGGCGCTCAGTGCGCTGTGCGAAGAAGGGGAGTGGGGCCGGGTGTGGCGCGACGTGCTGCAAACGCGGTTCTCGACCCCTGGACCGCTCGATGGGCACGCGCTCGGAAATCTCTTGATTGCCGGACTGTGGGAACGCACAGGGAATGTCGTTGAGGGTCTCGAGTGGGTGGCTCGCTTGTTGCGTGCGGAGGGCAGGGTGTTGCCGCTCGCAGAGGAGCCTTTGCAGATATCCGCGCTTGTCGACGGTGGTTCGGTGTCCTCCGTGGCCTATGGCCAGGTCGCCGTGGCCACCGCCGGCGGTCGCATCTCCGCTTTGAACATCGAGCCGTCTCATCCGCGAGTCCCACAAGTGACGCTCGATGCGATCGCCGGTGCATCGGGTGTGGTGCTCGGGCCAGGGTCTTGGTACACCTCGGTCTTGGTGCACTTCCTGGTCGAGCCCGTGGCGCAGGCCCTGGTGGAAGCGGGAAGCAAGACCGTCCTCACGCTCAACATTGCCCACGAGGACCTCGAGACAGAAGGCTGCGACAGGGTCGATGACGTGCGCGCACTCAGAAGGCTAGAACCCGCTTTCCGTCCAGCCGTCGTGTTGGCGGACGTGTCCCACGGTCGGGACCGGGCACTCATTGCGGAGATCGAACAGTGGGGTTCGCGGCTCGTGGTTCACGACATGAAGAGGACCGATGCCCTGGATCGGCACGATGTCGCGAGACTTGCAGAGGCCTATTCGCAGGCTCTTGGGGGACTTCCGGACTGA
- the zwf gene encoding glucose-6-phosphate dehydrogenase codes for MVNPLRDPRDRRLPRIAGSCGLVMFGVTGDLARKKLMPAVYDLANRGLLPPAFALTGFARREWDKQDFAEVVHDSVKKYARTPWREETWEQLSAGIRFVQGTFDDPEAFAELRRTVEELDAERGTGGNHAFYLSIPPSAFPQVITQLRNSGLSDPKENTWRRVVIEKPFGDNLETADQLNQVVSDVFPPDAVFRIDHYLGKETVQNLLALRFANQLFEPIWNSQYVDHVQITMAEDIGIGGRAGYYDGIGAARDVIQNHLLQLLALTAMEEPASFGAVDLRTEKEKVLRAVALPDDLALGTARGQYAAGWRGGEHVGAYLDEEGIAQDSTTETYAAIKVNIPNRRWNGTPFYLRAGKRLGRRVTEIALVFKKAPSPYFQQIEGSDVGTNALVIRVQPDEGVTLKFGSKVPGTAMEVRDVTMDFAYGNAFTDESPEAYERLILDVLLGDPPLFPRHEEVALSWKILDPITEFWSTQGQPEQYRSGTWGPAQADQMMARDGRVWRRP; via the coding sequence GTGGTCAACCCCCTCCGCGATCCACGTGATCGCCGTCTTCCCCGTATCGCAGGCTCTTGCGGGCTCGTCATGTTTGGTGTGACGGGCGATCTTGCGCGCAAGAAGTTGATGCCCGCCGTGTACGACCTCGCGAACAGGGGGCTTCTGCCTCCGGCGTTCGCGCTCACTGGCTTCGCTCGCAGGGAGTGGGACAAGCAAGACTTTGCTGAAGTCGTTCACGACTCGGTGAAGAAGTACGCGCGCACGCCGTGGCGTGAGGAAACCTGGGAGCAGCTCTCGGCGGGAATCCGGTTCGTCCAGGGCACCTTCGATGACCCGGAGGCTTTTGCCGAGTTGCGGCGCACTGTCGAGGAGCTCGACGCGGAACGCGGCACAGGCGGAAACCACGCCTTCTACCTGTCGATCCCGCCGTCGGCCTTCCCCCAGGTCATCACTCAGCTTCGCAACTCCGGACTGTCAGACCCCAAAGAAAACACGTGGCGTCGGGTCGTCATTGAGAAGCCCTTTGGCGACAACCTGGAGACTGCCGACCAGCTCAACCAGGTCGTCAGCGATGTCTTCCCACCCGACGCAGTCTTCAGAATCGATCACTACCTTGGCAAGGAGACGGTGCAGAACCTGCTCGCCTTGCGCTTTGCGAACCAATTGTTTGAACCGATCTGGAACTCGCAGTACGTCGATCACGTGCAGATCACGATGGCGGAAGACATCGGTATCGGGGGCAGGGCCGGCTACTACGACGGCATCGGTGCCGCGCGAGACGTCATCCAGAATCACCTCCTGCAACTCTTGGCCCTCACGGCGATGGAGGAGCCTGCCTCCTTCGGTGCAGTGGACCTGCGCACCGAGAAGGAGAAGGTGCTGCGTGCTGTCGCACTCCCGGATGATCTCGCACTCGGGACGGCAAGGGGCCAGTACGCCGCTGGTTGGCGCGGCGGCGAACATGTGGGCGCGTACCTTGACGAGGAAGGCATCGCTCAGGACTCGACCACGGAGACCTACGCTGCCATCAAGGTGAATATCCCCAACAGGCGCTGGAACGGCACTCCTTTCTACTTAAGGGCAGGAAAGCGACTTGGCAGGCGGGTGACGGAGATCGCGCTCGTCTTCAAGAAGGCGCCTTCGCCCTACTTCCAGCAAATCGAGGGTTCCGACGTCGGCACGAACGCGCTCGTGATCAGGGTTCAGCCTGACGAAGGCGTCACGCTCAAATTCGGTTCGAAGGTACCGGGAACCGCGATGGAGGTGCGCGACGTCACTATGGACTTTGCCTACGGCAATGCCTTCACGGACGAGTCTCCAGAAGCGTACGAGCGGCTTATCCTTGATGTGCTCCTCGGTGATCCCCCGCTCTTCCCCCGCCATGAAGAGGTCGCCCTGTCGTGGAAGATTCTTGATCCGATCACGGAATTCTGGTCCACTCAAGGTCAACCGGAGCAATACCGCTCCGGCACGTGGGGGCCGGCGCAAGCCGACCAGATGATGGCGCGAGACGGTCGCGTCTGGAGGCGTCCATGA
- the secG gene encoding preprotein translocase subunit SecG has product MQILTTALWVLLVATNVLMIGLVLVHRGRGGGITDVFGGGIASGIQSSAVGERNLSRITWGVAITWAMSIVLLGLIAKYVN; this is encoded by the coding sequence GTGCAGATTCTGACGACAGCCCTGTGGGTGCTTCTGGTTGCGACGAACGTGCTGATGATCGGTCTGGTGCTCGTGCACCGTGGCCGCGGCGGGGGTATCACGGACGTATTCGGCGGAGGCATTGCTTCCGGTATCCAGAGTTCCGCTGTGGGTGAGCGCAACCTTTCCCGCATCACCTGGGGCGTTGCGATCACGTGGGCGATGTCGATCGTGCTACTTGGACTCATCGCCAAGTACGTCAACTAG
- the gap gene encoding type I glyceraldehyde-3-phosphate dehydrogenase, with product MTIKVGINGFGRIGRNFYRAIVASGADIEIVGVNDLTDNKTLAHLLKYDTVLGVLPATVTYDDENIIVDGKAIRALAERDPSNLPWAELGADIVIESTGFFTDATKAKAHIDAGAKKVIISAPASNEDGTFVVGVNHTDYDAATQHIISNASCTTNCLAPVAKALNDAIGIEKGLMTTIHAYTGDQNLQDGPHKDLRRARAAAQNIVPTSTGAAKAVALVLPELKGKLDGFAMRVPTITGSATDLTFTASREVTVDEVNAAVKAAADGAMAGTLEYTEDDIVSSDIVGNPHQSIFDAKLTKVSGDMVKIVAWYDNEWGYSTSLVKLTQYVGERL from the coding sequence GTGACCATCAAGGTCGGAATCAACGGCTTCGGCCGCATTGGACGAAACTTCTACCGCGCCATCGTGGCGTCGGGCGCCGACATCGAGATTGTCGGTGTCAATGACCTCACGGACAACAAGACGCTCGCGCACCTGCTCAAGTACGACACCGTTCTTGGCGTTCTTCCCGCGACGGTCACCTACGACGACGAGAACATCATCGTCGACGGCAAGGCGATCCGCGCCCTCGCTGAGCGCGACCCGAGCAACCTTCCCTGGGCCGAGCTCGGTGCCGACATCGTGATCGAGTCGACCGGATTCTTCACGGATGCCACCAAGGCCAAGGCGCACATCGACGCCGGTGCCAAGAAGGTCATCATCTCGGCGCCCGCGTCGAACGAGGACGGCACCTTCGTCGTCGGCGTGAACCACACCGACTACGACGCCGCCACGCAGCACATCATCTCGAACGCTTCCTGCACCACCAACTGCCTGGCGCCCGTCGCCAAGGCCCTCAACGACGCCATCGGCATCGAAAAGGGTCTGATGACGACGATCCACGCCTACACGGGTGACCAGAACTTGCAGGATGGTCCGCACAAGGACCTGCGCCGTGCACGTGCGGCCGCGCAGAACATCGTCCCGACCTCGACCGGTGCCGCCAAGGCTGTCGCCCTGGTGCTTCCCGAGCTCAAGGGCAAGCTGGACGGCTTCGCGATGCGCGTTCCGACCATCACAGGTTCCGCGACGGACCTGACCTTCACCGCTTCGCGTGAGGTCACCGTCGACGAGGTCAACGCAGCGGTCAAGGCCGCCGCTGACGGCGCCATGGCCGGAACCCTCGAGTACACGGAAGACGACATCGTGTCTTCCGACATCGTGGGCAACCCTCACCAGAGCATCTTCGACGCCAAGCTGACCAAGGTCTCCGGCGACATGGTGAAGATCGTCGCCTGGTACGACAACGAGTGGGGTTACTCCACGAGCCTCGTGAAGCTGACGCAGTACGTCGGCGAGCGCCTCTAA
- the pgk gene encoding phosphoglycerate kinase, with protein MKTIDSLGDLTGKKVLVRSDLNVPLDGTTITDDGRVRASVPTIEKLLAAGAAVIVTAHLGRPKGAPEDKYSLAPAAARLAELLGKPVSLASDLVGDSAKATVAALEPGQVAMLENVRFDARETSKVDAEREELASELAALADAFVSDGFGVVHRKQASVYDIAKVLPAAAGLLVQKEVESLSKAVTDPARPYAVVLGGSKVSDKLGVIANLLTKADRLLIGGGMVFTFLKAKGYEVGSSLLEDEQLDTVKGYLKTAEENGVEIVLPTDIVAAAGFAADAEHDVVAADAIPADRMGLDIGPDAAKLFASKIVDAETIVWNGPMGVFEFDAFAGGTKAVAQAMIDSDGFSVVGGGDSAAAVRILGFDEAGFGHISTGGGASLELLEGKTLPGLAVLEG; from the coding sequence CTGAAGACGATTGACAGCTTGGGCGACCTCACCGGCAAGAAGGTGTTGGTCCGCTCCGACCTCAACGTGCCGCTCGATGGCACCACGATCACCGACGACGGCCGCGTGCGCGCATCCGTTCCCACCATTGAAAAGCTTCTCGCCGCGGGCGCAGCCGTCATCGTGACCGCGCACCTCGGTCGGCCGAAGGGCGCGCCAGAGGACAAGTACTCGCTCGCACCCGCAGCCGCGCGTCTTGCGGAACTGCTTGGCAAGCCTGTCTCTCTTGCCTCTGACCTGGTCGGCGACTCTGCCAAGGCCACCGTCGCTGCCCTCGAGCCCGGCCAGGTGGCAATGCTCGAGAACGTGCGCTTCGACGCTCGTGAGACGTCCAAGGTCGACGCCGAGCGGGAGGAGTTGGCCTCAGAGCTTGCTGCTCTTGCCGACGCCTTCGTGTCCGACGGCTTTGGCGTGGTGCACCGCAAGCAGGCTTCCGTGTACGACATCGCGAAGGTCCTTCCCGCAGCAGCAGGTCTGCTCGTGCAGAAGGAGGTCGAGTCGCTCAGCAAGGCCGTGACAGACCCCGCTCGCCCGTACGCCGTCGTGCTCGGCGGCTCGAAGGTTTCCGACAAGCTGGGCGTCATTGCCAACCTGCTCACCAAGGCCGACCGCCTCCTGATTGGTGGAGGAATGGTGTTCACCTTCCTGAAGGCGAAGGGCTACGAGGTGGGCAGCTCGCTGCTCGAGGACGAGCAGCTCGACACCGTCAAGGGATACCTCAAGACTGCCGAAGAGAACGGCGTCGAGATTGTGTTGCCGACCGACATCGTTGCGGCCGCCGGTTTTGCCGCTGACGCGGAACACGACGTCGTTGCAGCCGACGCGATTCCCGCAGACCGCATGGGCCTCGACATTGGCCCTGATGCCGCCAAGTTGTTCGCTTCCAAGATTGTGGACGCCGAGACCATCGTGTGGAACGGCCCGATGGGCGTGTTCGAGTTCGATGCCTTTGCGGGCGGCACCAAGGCAGTTGCACAAGCGATGATCGACTCTGATGGCTTCTCCGTCGTCGGCGGCGGTGACTCCGCTGCGGCCGTCAGGATCCTCGGATTCGACGAGGCCGGATTCGGTCACATTTCCACGGGTGGCGGCGCGTCGCTCGAACTTCTCGAAGGCAAGACCCTCCCCGGTCTCGCCGTGTTGGAGGGCTGA
- a CDS encoding glucose-6-phosphate dehydrogenase assembly protein OpcA, producing MILELPSTTTVDINAQLLRLRKEGGVITLGRVMTLVIDATDADAEEAISTANVASREHPCRIVVLAPQEGSSTLDAQIRVGGDAGASEVVVLRPPVSAMEHADTLITPLLLPDAPIVAWWPSVVPLVPSAAGLGAMAQRRITDTKGASNPAAVLCSLSDGYRAGDTDLAWTRVTRWRALLASALEQMTDQRVTKARLHGDVNSPSILLFGAWLRSTLGCDFEATYDPEATGLVSVCLDTPAGEIGIRRPDGLNATLSQPGQPDHVITLPSRSLSECLAEELRRMDDDPVYGEALHEIVHC from the coding sequence ATGATTCTCGAACTTCCTTCCACCACAACGGTAGACATCAACGCTCAGTTGTTGCGCTTGCGCAAGGAGGGCGGGGTCATCACGCTCGGACGCGTCATGACACTCGTGATCGACGCGACGGACGCCGACGCTGAAGAGGCCATCAGCACCGCTAACGTCGCGTCGCGCGAGCACCCATGCCGCATTGTGGTGCTTGCTCCTCAAGAGGGCTCCTCGACGCTTGATGCGCAGATCAGGGTCGGGGGCGACGCGGGCGCTTCCGAAGTCGTCGTTTTGCGCCCGCCGGTGTCCGCGATGGAGCATGCCGACACGCTCATCACTCCCCTCTTGCTTCCCGATGCGCCGATCGTGGCGTGGTGGCCGAGCGTCGTCCCTCTCGTGCCGTCGGCAGCGGGCCTTGGCGCCATGGCGCAGCGGCGCATTACCGACACCAAGGGTGCGAGCAATCCTGCCGCTGTACTGTGCTCGCTGTCCGATGGCTATCGCGCGGGAGATACCGACCTCGCGTGGACGCGAGTGACGCGATGGCGTGCCCTCCTCGCCTCGGCCCTCGAGCAGATGACCGATCAGCGCGTCACCAAGGCGAGGCTGCACGGAGACGTCAACTCGCCCTCCATCCTCCTGTTTGGCGCGTGGCTGCGAAGCACTCTCGGTTGTGACTTCGAGGCGACGTACGACCCCGAGGCAACCGGCCTGGTGTCGGTCTGCCTCGACACGCCTGCAGGAGAAATCGGCATTCGTCGCCCAGACGGCCTCAATGCGACCCTGAGCCAGCCAGGCCAACCCGACCACGTCATCACCCTGCCCTCGCGCTCGCTCAGCGAATGCCTTGCGGAAGAGCTCCGGCGCATGGATGATGACCCCGTGTACGGCGAGGCCCTCCACGAGATTGTGCACTGCTAA